The genomic region AAAGTTTCAACTTCACCATCAATCTTAGATAATTCCACAACTTGATGACACATACTCTCCACATACAAGACGGTACACTACATAATTATCATACTAATCCATTTAGGCCTGACTCAACAAGGCTTACAAACCACTTAGGGAAATCAAACTTACCTATGGCCAGCTTCTACATCTTTGGACCAAAAAAAGGCTATGGGCATTGGGTACAACCGATTATGCAGCCCCTAAAACATCTTAGGTACAGTAAGAAATGCAACATACTTTCAGTTTTACCTTTTAACAACGGTGACTCACACTAAATTTTGCTCAAAAATACAATATTATTACTTCAGCCCATTTACATCTCAATACTGTCGGAATATTTCTTTTACCTCTTTTTCTAGAGTCTTCTTCTTTAGCTACGGTTGGCTTTTCTGGATTCACTCAAACTTCTACAAATCCTCTCACATATTTTATGATGATAGCAATCTCCTCTTTTGACTATAGCTAAACTTGTCTTCAGACAATAAACTGGCATCTTTCTCCTTTGAGTGATTTGTTTTCTCCTTGCACAATGGCCTTTTGCATATGTGGCTCCCTCACACTCAAACTTGGAAGCTCGATGACTTTTAACATGGTAATATGTTGGCATTTAACAATTATGGCAGGCTACACAAACACACATCTACTACGTTGGAACCTATTTCTTCATACGTCAAAGACTTTTCTTGGTTGTCTCAATATTCTATGGTGCAATCAGGCAATGGTAGTGACTTCAATAACATACAACTAACAGTCGTTTATTTTGTTGACTAGCGATCTTCAAATCTTTTCCTTTCTTTTGGCTTCAATGATTTCTGGATCATTTCTTTGAACAAAATAGCTTCTGTCCTTTACGAATCTTGTTGCTTTGTATCTCTTTGGCAATGATGATTTCAATCATTAATGCAATGTTGGACACTTCCCTCCAACAATCTCCTAATTGTTTCTTTGATAGCTTCAAAATCCTTTGCAATGATTGTGATTTGATAAACTTCTTTGACAACCTGCAACGCCATCTCTTTgcatgcttcatctttctcttctacatGTGGCTCATAAAATGTATGCAACTTCCTTATTAGCTACAATCTCTCCTGTTCAACTAGGCATTTTCTTAGTCATAGCATCCTCATGACAAAAAAACTTTAAAAGCCTTGCACTCCTATGATCCAACTTGAAAATATTGTTTATCTCATATGTCGTCCTCAAACTTTTGCGAGAGCTTCAACCCTTCtaagaaaaaaaatattacattttgTTTTCCGGACTCCTTAAGTCGTCTAACAAAGACTGAGCTTTAACTCATCCATACAAAACACAATCACGTTTAGCTCAACCACAAACACCTTCAAAGTTTCTCTGGTTTTGCTATCTCTTTTAGAACTCTATAACTACTCACTAGCAGCTCCTGCTAAAGAAGTTCAAACTAACGATATCTTTGTTCCATTTaatattttgcatcttctcattgaCAAACTAATAATCTTTCCCTTTCCATGGACAACAATCTAAACTCTATGATCTTGACTGGATCTCATTTGTCTGCAACTTCACCTATCAACGGTCTCTTAATGAACCTGCTCCAGCATAGACTTTTGCAACTATAGCTTTAGCTAGATAACTTTATGAACTTTAGCATCTAGACTCCCTTTAAGATCATTTCTACTTCGATACTAGATAATGGAATCAGGGGACCAGAACAAGAGAGAGAAATTGATATTAATCAAAATATAgcattccataaattttgactggGTGAGTTATTGCTCATACATGAGACACTACTACATTTATTCTCATATCCTTTTACAACTCTAGGGAGTTAGACTCACAAGAGAGTTCAGAACAAAtacaaactcaaacattatatagaAAGCTTCAAGTGCATATAGTAGAAAGAGACATTTATAACTATTATTGATCATTGTTGAAGATGGCTACACATGGGCTACAATCTACATCATAACTCAAATCTGCAATAGGAATGGATAAGATTTGCAGAAACGAGACAGAAGATAAGTTACATTAATGAGAATTTTGAAATCCTCAATCTTGCAGTTGTTACAACTTGTCATAGCATTGTAATGACTATTGCCGTTTCATCAATGGTTGGGAGTACACATTCCAATAATATGCAACAGTAGTTTGAAGATGCACTCAAATGGGTTTATGCAACAGTAGTTTGAAGATGCACTCAAATCGGTTGGGAGGTCAATTTGGAAGAGATAAGACCTTTGGGATAGTAAGTGAAAAATTCTTCGGGCCTAATATGAAGAGTGATGTTGGCAGATTTGTTGCTGCTTGTAATGATGCAAGTCAAGAGGCCCATTTTTTCTTTAGAGAAACTGTGTGGCTGCATGGTATTCCAGAAACTATAGCCAAATTCATAAACCACTTTTGGAGAACTTTGTGGAAAATGTTCAATAACATATCACAATTCAATTTGAAGTGTATCATCCCCAAACTGATGGTGAAACAAAGGTGGTAAATTAAAACTTGGCCAACCAATTAAGGTGTCTAGTTGGTAACAATCCGCAACAATGGGATTTTGCGATTCCTCAAGCTGAATTTGTCTATAATTCTTCCATTATCTGAAATTGTATATGAAGCAAATCTTAAGGGAATTGTGGACAGTTGATTTTCCAATAAGACCACATAATAGTCAAGAAGCTACTATTTTTTTCTAGAAAATATTCAAGAGAATCGTCAACAAGTTCAGCACAAATTGTAGTCCCTGAATGAACAATATTAGAAAAAAAGAATGTCAAGAGAGGGAAATGGTCATGATTCATCTACGCAAGAAAATATATCCCCAAGACACCTACAACAAATTGACGCCTAAGATGATTGGGTCTTGCAATATTATAAAGAAGATAAATGACAATGCCTACTCACTGCCTACTGAATCGACTTGCTTGAGGATTTGAACATCaatcccatttttaatgttgctgaCCTTTATTCCTTTTCAACTGAAACTATGGAAAATCAAATGGAAGATGATCacaatgagaatgatgaaaacTTTTGTAATAAGCAGTTCATAAAGAAGAAAAGGGAGCAAGTTGAATGGATATTAGATACCAAATTCATGGCAACACAATCCAGGTCATATAAGGTTTATTTTGTTAAGTGGGAAAATTTGCCTAAATTCTTACATTTAGTGGATCATTGAAGCTAATTTGATGAAGCATGGTTCCCCAACACTAGGAGGTTTAGATTTTCTCAGAAGAGGGGAGAATGATGCGGAGTATTTTCCCTAACTTCTCCTACCAACATTTTGACCGTGGAATTaaggaagtttctatttttggTTTGCCTTTATTTTCTTCTTACTATTTCCGTTTTGCTGTGCTAGTTTTGGGTTTTGTCTATTTTCGGGCTGTACAATGGTTTGTGGACCAGTCAGCTACAACCAAGCTGGTTGGGagtattttttatataatttttttgtttaagTTTGGGTGACCTGGGTTGGGAGGAGGAATGAATGAGAAAAGAGGAGTAGTGTAGGTGTAGGGAATGGGAGTTTATTTTCTGGAAAATATTTGGGTGGATTTTCAGAGATGAACTGTTGATCaaataaggaatgaagaaatgagaaaaataatttgTCGTATGAGAACTATTTAACTTGAATCAATTTTTCTTCTTTTCTAGGTTAGTCCTGTTAATTGTTGTTTTTTCAAATTTAATCACCAATTTAACTAGAAATCATCTATTACTAAAATGACCCAGaaatcaagatgcaaaaatgaACAATAATCTACTACGATAAACTAGACACTACAAATCAACATGACATATAATGTTAAAAACATATGCAATCCTACCATAAGCATCCAAACCAAGTGCCTTGATAGAAATAGAAAAGATCATTAGAAACTGAAGTAATAATATATACAACAAAACTATAAGCAAGCTAAATTGCACACAACTCAAGGCGTCGCAAAAATTAGAtgcaatttttcataatttgttatCTCCTTTTAAAAATTACTAACTTTTATCTCAATTCCAAAAGGTTACATGATGGCGTACCTTTTCCAACAAGGGACCAAAGAAAGTAAATTCCCAACTCTAAAAAACTTAAAAAACCTTCATAATCTATTTATCTTAAATTCCATTGGGATGATATTGTTTACGACAAATTATCCTCTATCAAATTGGATCAGACAGTGACATGCATATTTCTATTACATTGCCAATCAAAACAGCTTGCCAATACTACTGAAAATCCAAAGACTAAGGTAATATTTACCAATTTATAGTAGTTATAGATTTCTGATGCAATTGATATAATTTGAGATGTATCATTTTGCTTGATTAAAGGATAAATGGTTGTATCTGAATATAGGTCTTAAAATTTGATTGTACCATGCTTTAAAGCTATTCCAAACTATTCAAGTAAATTCGGAAATAGATTAGTTTCAAATTGTTGTTCATAATGTGTTCTCTCTAGGCATGAGTATTTCATAGTTGTTATAACAGTTGGGTAGATCTCATCTATTCGATCTTCTATAATTAGTATCGAGGAGACAGAAAAAAATAATGTTCCTAGTATTCTTCATATAATGGGAGGAATTGTCAAAGTTGTTAAGATAATACACTACACCTTTTGCGACATCCATATATATGTGTGAATACCTGCACAGGATATGGAACATCTTACTTGTTTAATGAATTACAAGTACAACATAACCTGAGAATTTTGCATAAAAGTATGCAGAGCTTGTAAAACATGATAAACTTATATCTACCATAGAAAACCAAAACTAGTTGATGGAACTCAAAACATCTAAAATGTAGAACTTTGACTATCTGATACTGATAATCCAGTGGGATTGATATTGCGTAGGAGGTCTGATATAGAAGATTTTAAATTGGAAGAAGCTGCGTTTCCTGTCAAAGATCTCTTGAGGTTCTCCAAGGCCCTAGCTACATCTCTCATTGAGGGTCGTTCTCTTGGCGATTCATTGGTGCATAGAAAACCAACAGTAATGAATGAAAGAAGAAATCCATTCTCTTCCATGTTTGCATTCACATCCCTTAGCAACCTACTATCAATAATTTCTGCCACTCTATCTGGAAAAGATGACCTCACCCAGTTTTGCAAATTCAGGTCTCCCATAAACATGTCATCACTTGGCCTCTTCCTTGTAACCATCTCTAATAACAGAATTCCATAACTGTAAACATCTCCCTTTATGGAAACACCCCCGCCCAATCCATACTCTGCAACCAATTTTGTTCACGCCATTCTTTAAAAACTATTAAGGGAAATGTTACTGCCAATATAAACATAATTCAAAAACATTACCTGGAGCAATATAACCAATAGATCCCTTGAGTGCAAATGTTGTTGTACTCAGTGAATATGTGGAATTTGGGGTGGCAATTAAACGGGATATGCCAAAATCAGTCACAAGGGCTGTCATGTTGGCATCCAGGAGCACATTGCTAGGTTTCAAATCACAGTGAACAATTTGCATAGGACAATCATGATGTAAATATTCCATGCCATGGGCCACATCTAAAGCAATGCTCAAACACTCGCTCAATCCAAATTTAAAAAAGACCTGATCATCTCTGTCAGGGTGCAAATGCTTTTCCAGGCTCCCATTTGATGCATATTGAAGAACCAAACCTTTCAAGCTAGGGTAGTAGAATGCACTTGTCACTCTGATGAGGTTGCGGTGTCTGATCCTCCCTAACACTCTGCATTCTGTATTAAAGCTCTTATGAGATTCTTCATTGTCTAAATTAAGAGCCTTGATGGCAACTATTTTACCATCCCTCAAAATACCTTTATAGACTGATCCAAAGTTACCCACTCCAAGCAAGTTCGACTCATCAAATCCAGATGTTGCAATGACAAGATCTTGATAAGAAATTTTTTGATAGACGAGCCTTTGAAAGAAAAGGTTTGAGGGATGCAATATTTTTCTTGAAAGTTTATGCCTCCATAGCATTCCTATAATGAAAGATACTAATATTAGAGCAATGGTTCCAACAACTGGTAAGACTATTTTTTTCATCAGTGAATGCTTTTCTTGAGTCAGCTTTGGGCATGGAGGCAATGAATAGGTTCTTGGTCCACATAGGCCAATGTTTCCACCAAACAATGTTACAACAGTTCTATTTGGAAACAGCCCTTCATCTGGAATTTGACCTGACAAATTATTGAAAGAAACATTCATGTAGTTAAGTACTTTTAGTCTTCCAAAAGACATTGGTATCGAACCTGATAAAAAGTTGGCAGAAAGATCCATTTCTTGGAGATTTTGTAATTTGGACAGTGAATCTGGTATTGGACCTTCAAAGGCATTATGAGACAGATTTAAATGCTCTAATGCTGTGCAGCCTCCTAGAGTCTTTGGAATTACCCCAGTAAGTCGATTTCTAGAGATGTCTATGGCTTGAGCCATTACAATTTTACTCATCTCTTGTGGTAAGAACCCTTGTAGGGAATTCGATGAAAGATTGAGGTAGAATTGGAGGTTTTTAAGGCTCGCAATGACTCCACGAGGTATTCTTCCTCCTAGTTTATGGTAAGAGATGTCAAGGAGCTCCAACTTCTGACAGCCTTCTAAACTGACAGGGAACTCCCCTGATAAGTTGTTATGCTGAAGATAAAGATATCTTAGTTGTTGGGGGCTACAGAGTGAATCCGGTATTTTTCCAGATAACTGGTTCTGACCAACATTTAGAAGTCCGAGATGTTGCATTTAACCTATCTCACTTGGAATGCTTCCATCTAATTTGTTCCCATTCAGATGCAATCTTTCCAACATACGCAATCTTTTAATTTCAGAAGGAATGGTGCCTCTGAAAAGGTTATGGCCTAAATCTAAGTAGGTTATATTTGTCAGATTGGCAATTTCCTGAGTTATGGTT from Cryptomeria japonica chromosome 3, Sugi_1.0, whole genome shotgun sequence harbors:
- the LOC131874369 gene encoding putative leucine-rich repeat receptor-like serine/threonine-protein kinase At2g24130 encodes the protein MQHLGLLNVGQNQLSGKIPDSLCSPQQLRYLYLQHNNLSGEFPVSLEGCQKLELLDISYHKLGGRIPRGVIASLKNLQFYLNLSSNSLQGFLPQEMSKIVMAQAIDISRNRLTGVIPKTLGGCTALEHLNLSHNAFEGPIPDSLSKLQNLQEMDLSANFLSGSIPMSFGRLKVLNYMNVSFNNLSGQIPDEGLFPNRTVVTLFGGNIGLCGPRTYSLPPCPKLTQEKHSLMKKIVLPVVGTIALILVSFIIGMLWRHKLSRKILHPSNLFFQRLVYQKISYQDLVIATSGFDESNLLGVGNFGSVYKGILRDGKIVAIKALNLDNEESHKSFNTECRVLGRIRHRNLIRVTSAFYYPSLKGLVLQYASNGSLEKHLHPDRDDQVFFKFGLSECLSIALDVAHGMEYLHHDCPMQIVHCDLKPSNVLLDANMTALVTDFGISRLIATPNSTYSLSTTTFALKGSIGYIAPEYGLGGGVSIKGDVYSYGILLLEMVTRKRPSDDMFMGDLNLQNWVRSSFPDRVAEIIDSRLLRDVNANMEENGFLLSFITVGFLCTNESPRERPSMRDVARALENLKRSLTGNAASSNLKSSISDLLRNINPTGLSVSDSQSSTF